The DNA window GCCCCTTCCCCAGGAGGCTGCTCAGACCCTCAGGAGCCCAGCCTGCCCTGACCACAATCCCAGGCCacttcttcctcagccttcccCCAGAGCATGCTAGGAGGGGCCGTCAGGAGGGGCAGGTGCCCATGGTCCCCTCAGAAGAGACTGCTGGTCCAAAGACAGGGTGCATCTAACTGTCAGCATTTATTTCCTGCTCAAGGACGTCAGTGGGACCCAGTCAATGGGCTGAGGGGCTGTTGTGCCCCTGCCCACCCGGCTTGGACTCAGGGGCGGCCAGTGGGTCAGCTCCTGGGTGGTCCAGGCTGGGCTTCTGTGCAGGAGAAGCTGGCTGGAGCGTGGAGGATGATGGCCTCGGCGTCAGGAGTGTTTGGGCAACTGGACCCTTGAGCAGAGGCAAGCAGTGCCCAGACTCTGTGTCCAGTGGCTGTCCTCAGCTGGGCTCCCTCCCAGTGCCACAGAGGCCCACAGTGCACAGATGCCCACCCGGCCACTGCTAATGCTGCTTTGTCACAGCCGATGGTGGGTGTCCAGGTGGGGCTCTGTGGCTATGGCAGAACCAGGTCCTCTCCGTCCACTGTGCACTTGGCGCCGCTGGGCTCTGTAGGCTCTTCCAGGCCACCTGCACCACTTCCAGCCGGCGGACACCCCGGAGGCAGCCTGCTTCCAAAGGCTGTGGCTACTAGCCAGACATGGGTGGGAGAGGCTGGTCCAGATTTCTGGCTCCTCTGTGAGCCGGCACAGCTCCCCAGGCAGGCCCCTCTTCGCAGGGTTCTGGGAGCTGCTTCTCTGAGCCAGGAGTGGTTCCGGCTCCACACGCCCCTCCCTCCCCTTGATTGGCCCAGCTGCTCTGCTGGGTTCCTTTCCTCTGAAAGTCATTCATTTTCCAGCTTGCCTTACCCAGCCTGAGTGTGGTCTCCAGACACTCACGGAGGTACTGGGTGCCTCGCAAATCCTTCTgacctcagtgtccccagctgcaAAATGGGTCACAACAGCAGCAGCTTTAAAGTTTTCCCTTATGTTACAGTGACCAGCACTGAGCCCCAGGAGCGCCGGGAaaggctgagagagagagagctggagaTTAGCGGAGGTGAGGTTCTCCCCTGCGTCTGCTCAGGGCCTCAGCCCTCCTGTCCTGCCCCTGTCCCTCCGTTCCTCCATGAGCCCAGCCTGGAAGTCGGGGCACGACCTCTCCCGTTGTACTTCATCTGCCCTGAGCCCGCGACTTCCCTCCTACTCGCTACTTGACACCTCGGTTCACCTGAGTTTCCCTTGCAGGGCCTGGAGCTGCTGGCCAGAGAGCAGAGGTGGGTGGGCTGCCGATGTGGGCTACAGGCTGGGCACGAAGCGAATCCTCTGGGAGTAGGCGAGGTCAGCGACGTACAGGAGCAGGTTGACATAGGTGAAGATGGCCACCACCAGCTGGCTGTCCCAGGGACAGCTGCCTCGAACGCAGTCAGGGGGCCGTTTGGGCTCGCCATACTTGGGATCGAAACAGAAGACTGGCCAGATCACGGCGGCACTGAGGTACAGGAGCACAGCCAGGAACGTGTACACCACCACCAGCCGGTCAAAGGGGCAGCCCAGGCCCCCTGTGTGGCCCATCACACTCAGGGCCACCACGGCCACTGTGGCAAGGAAGCACAGGCTATAGACGGCCACACACCACTGGGTGGCCACATAGCGCCCGTAGCGGCTGTCGTGGACCAGCGCCCCAAAGATGATGCAGGCCACGAAGGCCTGGACGATCTTGAGGAGCCCTGACACTGTGGCCATGTAGCTGGTCACCTGGCCGGGCCGGGCCCGTGTCAGGGCCACCTCCACGGCGTAGGCCAGAAAGAGGAGCCCGGCGAAGACGCTGGCTGCCAGGCGGAAGTCCCTGGCAGCACAGCCGGCAGGCTCGGGGGGACACTCCCGCCGGGTGAAGTACAGCGGGTACAGGACAGCAGCCGTGGCGCACAGCAGGGTGGCCAGCATGGCGAAGGCGGCGGTGAAGTTGCCCCAGGAGAGCCGCAGGCAGCCATGGAGCCGTGTGAACTCACAAGCCACCACCAGTGCGGAGACAGCAAAGCAGAAGCCCCAGGCAGCCATGCAGAAGGTGCCCTGGACGCCCGTGAAGCCGCCCCGGTGGGCCACCAGGCTGAAGGTGGTGCAGCCAAAGGCCAGCTGCAGCACG is part of the Chlorocebus sabaeus isolate Y175 chromosome 16, mChlSab1.0.hap1, whole genome shotgun sequence genome and encodes:
- the MYADML2 gene encoding myeloid-associated differentiation marker-like protein 2 — translated: MGSAMEPPGSAYLHLGAVTSPVGTARVLQLAFGCTTFSLVAHRGGFTGVQGTFCMAAWGFCFAVSALVVACEFTRLHGCLRLSWGNFTAAFAMLATLLCATAAVLYPLYFTRRECPPEPAGCAARDFRLAASVFAGLLFLAYAVEVALTRARPGQVTSYMATVSGLLKIVQAFVACIIFGALVHDSRYGRYVATQWCVAVYSLCFLATVAVVALSVMGHTGGLGCPFDRLVVVYTFLAVLLYLSAAVIWPVFCFDPKYGEPKRPPDCVRGSCPWDSQLVVAIFTYVNLLLYVADLAYSQRIRFVPSL